The Hirundo rustica isolate bHirRus1 chromosome 29, bHirRus1.pri.v3, whole genome shotgun sequence genome window below encodes:
- the SLC27A3 gene encoding long-chain fatty acid transport protein 3: protein MALAAALGALGVLGVLLGAPLGAGALGVLGGLLGGPLGAGALGALGALLALQRRLRPHLWADLAFALRALRVRRRARGGPGGSVLSRFLRAARAAPARPFLRSRAGSEPLGRAARNVARVANALRALRAPPRPGDTVGLLVGNEPRFVWGWFGLAALGARPAFLGTALRPAGLRHCLRGCGARAVLVADELFGSVEPLLPSLREDGVAVWVLGAGPYPPGVVALQELLDAASEELEPEDVWEPEDMNDTCLYIFTSGTTGLPKAARVSHLKAVMCLSFYELVGASSRDVVYLALPLYHMAGSLLGVVGCLGIGATCVLKEKFSASQFWDDCRAEGVTVFQYIGELCRYLVNQPQRPGERQHGLRLAVGSGLRPDVWRSFQQRFGPVRIVETYGMSEGNVTLFNYTGTPGAVGRCSFIYKLFSPFEVVRYDVAAGAPERDEAGRCIRARTGETGLLIAPVTPRTPFLGYAGSRELSEQKLLRGVFAEGDEFFNTGDLVEQDEEQFVRFRDRTGDTFRWKGENVATTEVAEALLAHESLQEATVYGVTVPGHEGRAGMAALVLRPGRSLDGPGLYRHLEQLLPPYARPRFLRLQERLEMTETFKQQKVRLARDGCDPALVAEPLLVLDEAARDFVPLDPERWERLRDGRIRL from the exons ATGGCGCtggcggcggcgctgggggctctgggggtcctgggggtgcTCCTGGGGGCTCCGCTGGGCGCGGGGgctctgggggtcctgggggggcTCCTGGGGGGTCCGCTGGGCGCGGGGGCTCTGGGGGCGCTGGGGGCGCTGCTGGCGCTGCAGCGGCGGCTGCGGCCGCACCTCTGGGCCGATCTGGCGTTCGCTCTGCGGGCGCTGCGGGtccggcggcgggcgcggggcggccccgggggctCGGTTCTCTCCCGGTTCCTGCGGGCGGCCCGGGCGGCGCCGGCGCGGCCGTTCCTGCGGAGCCGGGCGGGCTCGGAGCCGCTGGGGCGGGCGGCCCGGAACGTGGCCAGGGTGGCGAACGCGCTGCGGGCTCTGCGGGCCCCGCCGAGGCCCGGGGATACCGTGGGGCTGCTGGTGGGCAACGAGCCCCGCTTCGTGTGGGGCTGGTTCGGGCTGGCGGCGCTCGGGGCCCGCCCGGCCTTCCTGGGCACGGCGCTGCGCCCCGCGGGGCTCCGGCACTGCCTGAGAGGCTGCGGGGCGCGGGCGGTGCTGGTGGCGGACG AGCTGTTCGGGTCGGTGGAGCCGCTGCTGCCCAGCCTGCGGGAGGACGGCGTGGCCGTGTGGGTGCTGGGAGCGGGGCCGTACCCGCCCGGCGTCGTggcgctgcaggagctgctggacgCGGCCTCCGAGGAGCTGGAGCCCGAGGACGTGTGGGAGCCCGAGGACATGAACGACACCTGCCTCTACATCTTCACCTCGGGCACCACCG GCCTCCCCAAAGCCGCCCGCGTCTCCCACCTCAAGGCCGTCATGTGCCTGAGCTTCTACGAGCTGGTGGGAGCCTCCAGCCGCGACGTCGTGTACCTGGCGCTGCCCCTCTACCACATGGCCGGCTCCCTCCTGGGCGTCGTCGGCTGCCTCGGCATCG GAGCCACGTGCGTGCTGAAGGAGAAGTTCTCAGCCAGCCAGTTCTGGGACGATTGCCGCGCCGAGGGCGTCACCGTCTTCCAGTACATCGGGGAGCTGTGCCGGTACCTGGTGAACCAGCCCCAg CGCCCCGGGGAGCGGCAGCACGGGCTGAGGCTGGCGGTGGGCAGCGGCCTCCGCCCCGACGTGTGGCGGAGCTTCCAGCAGCGCTTCGGGCCCGTGCGCATCGTGGAGACCTACGGCATGAGCGAGGGCAACGTCACCCTCTTCAACTACACCGGCACCCCGGGCGCCGTGGGGCGCTGCAGCTTCATCTACAAG ctctTCTCGCCCTTCGAGGTCGTTCGTTACGACGTCGCGGCCGGAGCTCCGGAACGGGACGAGGCCGGGCGCTGCATCCGAGCCCGGACCG GTGAGACGGGGCTGCTGATCGCGCCGGTGACACCGCGGACGCCGTTCCTGGGCTACGCCGGCAGCCGGGAGCTGTCGGAGCAGAAGCTGCTCCGCGGGGTCTTCGCCGAGGGCGACGAATTCTTCAACACCGGGGACCTGGTGGAGCAGGACGAGGAGCAGTTCGTGCGCTTCCGGGACCGCACCGGGGACACCTTCAG gtGGAAAGGCGAGAACGTGGCCACCACCGAAGTGGCCGAGGCGCTGCTGGCCCACGAGTCCCTGCAGGAAGCCACCGTTTACGGCGTCACCGTGCCAG GCCACGAGGGCCGTGCCGGGATGGCCGCGCTGGTTCTGCGCCCCGGCCGCTCCCTGGACGGGCCCGGCCTCTACCGGCACCTGGAGCAGCTTCTGCCTCCCTACGCCCGGCCCCGCTTCCTCCGCCTGCAG GAGCGGCTGGAGATGACGGAGACGTTCAAGCAGCAGAAGGTGCGGCTGGCCCGCGACGGCTGCGACCCCGCGCTGGTGGCGGAGccgctgctggtgctggacgAGGCCGCCCGCGATTTCGTCCCGCTGGACCCCGAGCGGTGGGAGCGGCTCCGGGACGGGCGGATCCGCCTCTGA